A window of Marinobacter salarius contains these coding sequences:
- a CDS encoding DUF4123 domain-containing protein, whose product MSMDAAYYITTLEEMSPKSDKPQVASYAIIDLAIAHDFLKQLYNVMANETVAWWSLFEGSEWQPNWSSGPILVDLRNSHSLTQQLTEDMEARPLGVLIHTSLEPTNLRDRCQKWLLGSESSRLLRFHEPRMLGPLLCVMGDAQRHQFVPPGEQWTWHDGGVWRTHIAAVTDNAVLNEEPLSPVSEDQLRQASHYRLAAQAQDFASYYESNLISHKDPSVWVLDRLLEAHRAGMTKVSDQERWLRLAIVHGDDFPEIREYREILKQEQWSASERLTAMESIRKSDYVATA is encoded by the coding sequence ATGAGCATGGACGCTGCATATTACATAACCACACTTGAGGAGATGTCTCCTAAGAGTGACAAACCTCAGGTTGCTTCTTATGCGATTATCGACCTGGCCATAGCTCACGACTTCCTGAAACAGCTCTACAATGTAATGGCCAACGAAACCGTTGCGTGGTGGAGTTTGTTTGAAGGCAGTGAATGGCAACCAAATTGGTCTAGTGGTCCAATCCTGGTGGACCTGCGAAACAGCCATTCGCTTACACAGCAGCTTACGGAAGACATGGAGGCCCGCCCCCTGGGTGTCCTGATCCATACATCGTTGGAGCCGACAAACCTGCGGGATCGTTGTCAGAAGTGGTTACTTGGCTCGGAAAGTTCGCGGCTACTGCGCTTTCATGAACCCAGGATGCTCGGGCCGCTATTGTGCGTCATGGGGGACGCGCAGCGGCATCAGTTTGTGCCTCCGGGGGAACAGTGGACCTGGCACGATGGCGGGGTTTGGCGAACGCACATAGCGGCAGTTACCGATAATGCTGTGCTAAATGAAGAGCCCCTATCCCCTGTCAGTGAGGATCAGCTTCGACAAGCATCCCATTACCGGCTCGCCGCCCAGGCCCAGGATTTCGCCAGCTATTACGAAAGTAACCTCATTTCGCACAAAGATCCCTCTGTTTGGGTTTTGGACCGGTTGTTGGAAGCGCATAGGGCAGGGATGACAAAAGTGTCGGACCAGGAACGCTGGTTACGATTGGCCATAGTGCATGGTGATGACTTTCCGGAAATCAGGGAGTACCGGGAAATTCTAAAACAGGAACAATGGTCAGCTAGTGAAAGGCTGACAGCTATGGAAAGCATAAGGAAGTCGGACTATGTCGCAACAGCATGA